A region of Paramormyrops kingsleyae isolate MSU_618 chromosome 17, PKINGS_0.4, whole genome shotgun sequence DNA encodes the following proteins:
- the cog6 gene encoding conserved oligomeric Golgi complex subunit 6, translated as MMADAKVEVSSDTSNFIQSGGNAAPQPNNPLSRKLNKILETRLDNDKEMLEALKALSAFFAENTLRTRRNLRGDIERRSLSINEEFVRIFKDVKQELEGVQEDVQAMSTCCEEMTNRLKAAKDQTQDLIVKTNELQAENHRLEIRAQVAQVFLSKFQLSGEEMATLRGARDGPVTQEFFRALRRVKQIHEDVKILLRTNQQTAGLEIMEQMAVLQETSYEQLYRWAQNECRGLTQETCDITPVLSQAMEALQDRPILYKYTLDEFGTARRSAVVRGFIDALTRGGAGGTPRPIEMHSHDPLRYVGDMLAWLHQATASEREHLEALLKQVTMPGVEENMQEVVGHITEGVCRPLKVRLEQVVIAEPGPVLLYKLSNLLKFYHHTISGIIGTAVATLLITIEEMHVLSKKMFFNSLSLHASRLMDKVELPPPDLGPTGSLNQTLSLLREVLASHDSSVVPLDARQADFAQVLSCILDPLLQLCTVSASNLGPADMATYMVNSLYMMKTSLALFEFTDKRLEMLEFQIEAHLDTLINEQASYVLTRAGLSYIYNCVQQHGKEQGPLSSIPGMDSSSLKAAMVQFDRYLASPDTLLMPQLNFLLSAAMKEQIFRQSTELVCRAYGDVYGAVTDPASGYKEPESVLHRTTQQVQTLLS; from the exons ATGATGGCTGACGCTAAAGTAGAGGTATCATCGGATACGTCTAATTTCATTCAGAGTGGAGGCAATGCGGCACCTCAACCCAATAATCCCCTGTCCAGGAAGCTCAATAAGATCCTGGAAACCAGGCTGGACAATGACAAG GAGATGCTGGAAGCTTTAAAGGCGCTGTCGGCCTTCTTCGCCGAGAACACGCTTCGGACACGCAGGAACCTCCGCGGCGACATCGAGAGACGCAGCCTGTCCATCAATGAGGAGTTCGTCCGGATATTTAAGGATGTCAAGCAG GAACTTGAGGGTGTGCAGGAGGATGTTCAGGCCATGAGCACGTGCTGTGAGGAGATGACCAACCGGCTTAAG GCGGCCAAGGACCAGACACAGGACCTGATCGTGAAAACCAATGAGCTGCAAGCAGAAAA TCACCGGCTGGAGATTCGAGCGCAGGTCGCCCAGGTGTTCCTTTCCAAATTCCAGCTGTCGGGGGAGGAGATGGCTACCCTgcgcggggcgcgggacggccCTGTCACGCAG GAGTTCTTCAGGGCTTTGAGGCGGGTGAAGCAAATCCATGAGGACGTGAAGATTTTGCTGCGGACCAACCAGCAGACCGCCGG CTTGGAGATCATGGAGCAGATGGCGGTGTTGCAGGAGACGTCCTACGAGCAGCTGTACCGCTGGGCACAGA ATGAGTGTCGTGGACTGACCCAGGAGACATGTGACATCACCCCAGTGCTGAGCCAGGCTATGGAGGCCTTGCAGGACAGACCCATCCTTTACAa GTACACACTGGACGAGTTCGGGACAGCCCGGAGATCTGCGGTGGTCCGGGGGTTTATCGATGCCCTCACACGGGGAGGGGCAGGAGGAACACCGCGTCCCATAGAAATGCATTCCCATGATCCCCTGAG GTACGTGGGAGACATGCTGGCATGGCTTCACCAGGCCACCGCCTCAGAGAGGGAACACCTGGAGGCCCTTCTGAAGCAGGTCACCATGCCAG gtgtggaggagaacatgcaggaaGTGGTGGGCCATATCACTGAAGGAGTGTGCAGACCTCTCAAG GTGCGTCTAGAGCAGGTCGTCATTGCAGAGCCGGGTCCAGTGCTGCTGTATAAGCTGTCCAACCTGCTTAAGTTCTACCACCACACAATCAG CGGGATCATCGGCACGGCCGTAGCCACACTGCTCATCACCATAGAGGAGATGCACGTCCTCAGCAAGAAGATGTTCTTCAACAGCCTGAGTCTGCATGCCAGCCGGCTCATGGACAAG GTGGAGCTGCCACCCCCGGACCTGGGTCCCACCGGCTCCCTCAACCAGACGCTGTCCCTGCTCAGGGAGGTGCTGGCCTCTCATGACTCCTCGGTGGTGCCCCTGGATGCCCGCCAGGCTGACTTTGCCCAG GTGCTGTCCTGCATCCTGGACCCGCTCTTGCAGCTCTGCACGGTCTCAGCCAGTAACCTGGGACCGGCCGACATGGCCACCTACATGGTGAACTCGCTGTACATGATGAAGACCTCGCTGGCACTCTTCGAATTCACCGACAAGCGGCTGGAGATGCTCGAGTTTCAG ATTGAGGCGCACCTGGACACTCTGATCAACGAGCAGGCCTCCTACGTGCTCACGCGGGCAGGCCTCAGCTACATTTACAACTGCGTGCAGCAGCACGGGAAGGAgcag GGTCCCCTGTCCAGCATCCCTGGGATGGATAGTTCGTCACTGAAGGCAGCTAtg GTGCAGTTTGACCGTTACTTGGCTTCTCCTGACACCCTGCTAATGCCCCAGCTCAACTTCCTGCTTAGTGCAGCAATGAA GGAGCAGATCTTCCGGCAGTCCACAGAGCTGGTCTGCCGGGCCTATGGCGATGTGTACGGTGCTGTCACCGACCCAGCTAGCGGCTACAAGGAGCCAGAGAGCGTCTTGCACCGAACCACACAGCAGGTGCAAACCCTGCTTTCCTGA